Sequence from the Christiangramia fulva genome:
CAAAAACATTAAAAAGCATTTAAAACCTTTGCGGCTTGATCTGTCTAAAGAAAATGAGCTTTTCTTAGAGAATGCCGTGCTCTATTTTTTGGTTTCTTTTAAGGAAGAAGATCATCTCGCCCTGTTAAAAATCCCGGTAAATGAATGCGGAAGGTTTATAATGATGGATAAGAAAAACGGAAATCACAATATCACTTTTCTTGATGAGATCATTCGCCATGAAGCCTTTCGACTTTTTCCAAAGGAAGAAATTACAGGTATTTACGAGATCAAACTTTCCAGGGATGCCGAATTGTATATCGATGATATTTATAATGGTGTTTTAGCCGAAAAGATCTATGAATCCCTGGAACAGCGTACCGATAATCAGCCTACGCGCCTTTTGTACGATGCCAGTATGCCCAAGGAAATTCAGAAGAAGATCAGAAAGCTCCTGAAACTGGGAAAAATAGATATGATGCCCGGAGGGAAATATCACAATTTCAAAGATTTCATGTCTTTTCCCGATCCTACCAGTAATCCCGATTTGCATTTTAAAAAACTGCAACCAGTTGCACATAGAGTTTTAACCAAGGCCAAAAATTATTTTGAGGTGATCAGGGAAAAAGATCAGTCGGTACATTTCCCTTATATGTCTTTTGATTATGTTGAAAATTTCCTGAAACAGGCCGCTGAGGACGAGAAGGTAACTGATATCAAAATTTCGCTTTATCGGGTCGCTGACGAATCTGTTTTGACATCTTCCCTATTGAAAGCTCTTGAAAATGGTAAAAAAGTAACGGTTTTTGTTGAAGCAAAAGCACGTTTTGATGAGGAAAATAATATCATCTGGGGAAGGAAATTTGAAGAAAAAGGAGCGAATGTTATTTATAGTTATCCCAAAGTCAAAGTACATTCAAAAATAATGCTGGTTTGCCGGAATGAAGGAGAAACCAATATGCGCTATGCCTATATAGGCACCGGTAACTTTAATAGTGAAACCGCAAAGTTATATTGTGATCACGCCATTTTTACTGCCGATAAACAAATTACAAAAGAACTTCAGCGTCTTTTTAAGGTTCTGGAAGGAGAACTTATCATTCCAAGGGAAAAAAATCTGATTATTTCGCCTTTTTCAACACGTCAGGAATTCATTAAGCTCATTTACAATGAGATCGAAAATGCCCGGGAAGGAAA
This genomic interval carries:
- the ppk1 gene encoding polyphosphate kinase 1, giving the protein MQQTNNDRFRHRDLNWLSFNARVLQEAADKINPLFERMKFLAIFSSNLDEYFRVRVSQLRQIKRVKKSLRKKLALRPSKITKQIIEEVKKQQDEFGEIYYGQIIPELAENNIFILGSEDYNPSQEKFAGSFFTKNIKKHLKPLRLDLSKENELFLENAVLYFLVSFKEEDHLALLKIPVNECGRFIMMDKKNGNHNITFLDEIIRHEAFRLFPKEEITGIYEIKLSRDAELYIDDIYNGVLAEKIYESLEQRTDNQPTRLLYDASMPKEIQKKIRKLLKLGKIDMMPGGKYHNFKDFMSFPDPTSNPDLHFKKLQPVAHRVLTKAKNYFEVIREKDQSVHFPYMSFDYVENFLKQAAEDEKVTDIKISLYRVADESVLTSSLLKALENGKKVTVFVEAKARFDEENNIIWGRKFEEKGANVIYSYPKVKVHSKIMLVCRNEGETNMRYAYIGTGNFNSETAKLYCDHAIFTADKQITKELQRLFKVLEGELIIPREKNLIISPFSTRQEFIKLIYNEIENAREGKKAKITAKMNSLEDQEMIELLYKASQAGVEIRMLIRGFTSLIPGVKGMSENIYVTSVVDRFLEHGRIYIFENGGNEVIFYGSADWMNRNLDRRIEVLSPVLDEDIKKEFREILDIQLKDNVKARIQDAEESNRYVQRKKNEKAIRSQYEIYEYLKKKHKV